TGTAAAGTTGTAAACAGAACATCCGCTCAACATAAAAAGGCTTAATAGTGCGAAAAGAGAATATATTTTTTTCATAATGTTGTATTAGTCAAATTCCAATATTTTGAAATTCAAAATTCCAAATTTCGCCAAATATAGTAATTTGGGATTTGGGATTTAAAAATTGAGATTTATTATAGGTCGAATTGCTTGATTTTACGGTATAAAGTTCTTTCAGAAATACCTAATTCATCAGCAGCAGCTTTACGTTTTCCTTTGTTTTTTTCTAATGATTTTTTGATCATTTCGATTTCTTTTTGCTCCAAACGTAGAATTTCTTCTTCCTCGATAGTTTCAGCAAATAAATAATTATCGTCTTGCATCTGATAATTATCTTCACGAACAACAGGAGTCGTCACAACAGCAGTTCTTGGTTCTTCTTCAAAATCAATTTCGCTGTCATTTTGCTGATTTCCGTAAATTTTCTGAATTAAATTGGGGTTAATGTCTTGAACTTTAGAAGTTCCATTTTTCATCAATTCGAGAGTCAGTTTTTTCAAGTCGTTCAAATCACTTCTCATATCAAAAAGCACTTTGTACAAAATGTCTCTTTCGGTACTGAAATCACTTTCTTTTTTGCTGTCGCTAATAACTGAAGGTAAGTTGCTTCCTTCGGCAGGCAAATAAGATTGTAATGTGGCTAAGGTAATATCGCGATTAGTTTCTAAAACCGAAATTTGTTCTGCCACATTTCGAAGCTGACGAATATTTCCGCTCCATCTAAATTTTTGTAAAAGCTGAACAGCATCATCATCCAGTCTTAAAGGAGGCATTTTATATTTATGGGCAAAATCGGCTACAAACTTTCTGAACAGCAAATGAATATCGTCGTTTCTTTCTCTTAATGGAGGTAAAGTAATTTCGACTGTGCTTAAACGATAATACAAGTCTTCACGGAATTTACCTTTTTCAATAGCATTAAATAAATTTACGTTGGTTGCAGCAACAATTCTCACATTTGTTTTTTGAACCTGAGAAGATCCTACCTTTATAAATTCACCGTTTTCCAAAACACGTAGCAATCTTACTTGAGTTGTTAAGGGTAATTCTCCAACTTCATCAAGGAATATTGTTCCGCCATCAGCCACTTCAAAATAGCCTTCACGCGTACTTGTTGCGCCTGTAAAAGCTCCTTTTTCGTGACCAAAAAGTTCGCTGTCGATTGTTCCTTCCGGAATTGCACCACAGTTTACGGCAATATATTTACCATGCTTTCTGTGCGAAAGCGAATGTATAATTCTAGGAATATTTTCTTTACCAACACCACTTTCTCCAGTTACCATAACCGAAATATCAGTAGGAGCAACCTGAATGGCTTTTTCAATGGCACGATTTAATTTCGGATCATTACCAATAATCTCAAATCGCTGTTTTATTGCTTGAACTGTTTCCATTTATATTTTTTGTTTTGCCACAGATTAAAGTGATTAACACAGATTCCCTAAATTATAAAATATATCTTTTATATTGTAGGGATTTTGTTTGAAAATTAATTAGTAATCCTACCTCCGAATTCGATAATTTAATATAGTTTAAAATCTGGGCAATATGTTCACTTGAAAATTCTTTTATTGCTTTTACCTCTAAAACGATATCTTCATTAATTATAAAATCAGCATAAAATTTATGAGGTAAAATAGTTCCTTTATATTCAATTGAATATTCTTTTTCTCTTTCAAAAAAAATGTTATTCTCTTTAAATTCTAATTCTAAAGCATCTTTGTAAACTACTTCTAATAGACCTGGTCCAAGATTTCGATGTACTTCCATACAAATTCCGATAATCTTATAAGTCTCTTTTTCTCTATAATGTTGCATGAGTATTCAATTTATCACAAAAAATTAAAAGTAAGAAAAATAATGCAAAAAATCATTTTAATCCTTTTAATCTGTGGCAAAAAAATTAATTCATACTACTCAATCCAACTGCTTCACCTTTTAAGGTTCCAGAAGTACAGCTTGTAATTTTTACATTTACGAAATCTCCAATTTTATAATTCTCCTTTGGGAAAACCACTGTAATACTTTGAGAGTTTCTTCCAGAAAATTCGTCTTTTGACTTTTTAGAGACTTTCTCTACAAGAACTTCAACTGTTTTTCCAACAAATTCTTCGCTTCTAAACCAAGCATGTTTTTGCTGTAAATCGACAATTTCCTGTAATCTTCTTGCTTTGGTTTCTTCGTCAACGTCATCCTTCATTTTTCTTCCAGCCAAAGTTCCAGGGCGTTCAGAATACGAATACATATAACCGAAATTATATTTTACATATTCCATCAGGCTCATTGTATCTTGGTGGTCTTCTTCAGTTTCTGTTGGAAAACCAGCAATCATATCTTGTGAAATCGAAGCATCAGGAACAATCGCTTTAATTTTATCAATCAAGGCCATATATTCTTCACGAGAATGCAGACGATTCATTTCTTTTAAAATTCTATTACTTCCAGATTGAACCGGTAAGTGAATATGTTTACAGATGTTTGGATATTTCGCGATAACATGCAGAATACTCTCATGCATATCCTGCGGATTAGAAGTCGAAAATCGAATACGCATTTTTGGAAAACCAACAGCAACCATTTCTAGCAATTGATCAAAATCGACTGCAGTTGCTTTTTGCATTTCAGAAGCGTTTACGAAATCTTTTTTCAAACCGCCGCCGTACCAAAGGTAACTGTCAACGTTTTGGCCTAAAAGAGTAACTTCTTTATAGCCTTTGTTCCATAAATCCTGAATTTCGGCCATAATACTCTGTGGTTCACGGCTGCGTTCGCGTCCTCGTGTAAAAGGCACAACACAGAACGTACACATATTGTCACATCCGCGAGTGATTGAAACCAAAGCTGTAATTCCGTTACTCATCAGACGAACGGGTGAAATATCTCCGTATGTTTCTTCTTTTGATAAAATTACATTAATAGCGTCACGGCCTTCTTCAACTTCTGCTAATAAATTCGGAAGATCTTTATAAGCATCTGGACCAACAACTAAGTCAACGATTTTTTCTTCTTCTAAAAATTGGCTTTTCAAACGTTCTGCCATACAGCCCAAAACGCCCACTTTCATTTTTGGATTGGTTCGTTTTACTGCATTGTATTTCTCAAGACGTTTACGAATAGTCTGTTCTGCTTTATCTCTAATAGAGCAAGTGTTCACTAAAACCAAATCGGCTTCTTCTAGAACAGAAGTAGTGTTATAACCACCG
The Flavobacterium humidisoli DNA segment above includes these coding regions:
- a CDS encoding sigma-54 interaction domain-containing protein, translating into METVQAIKQRFEIIGNDPKLNRAIEKAIQVAPTDISVMVTGESGVGKENIPRIIHSLSHRKHGKYIAVNCGAIPEGTIDSELFGHEKGAFTGATSTREGYFEVADGGTIFLDEVGELPLTTQVRLLRVLENGEFIKVGSSQVQKTNVRIVAATNVNLFNAIEKGKFREDLYYRLSTVEITLPPLRERNDDIHLLFRKFVADFAHKYKMPPLRLDDDAVQLLQKFRWSGNIRQLRNVAEQISVLETNRDITLATLQSYLPAEGSNLPSVISDSKKESDFSTERDILYKVLFDMRSDLNDLKKLTLELMKNGTSKVQDINPNLIQKIYGNQQNDSEIDFEEEPRTAVVTTPVVREDNYQMQDDNYLFAETIEEEEILRLEQKEIEMIKKSLEKNKGKRKAAADELGISERTLYRKIKQFDL
- the miaB gene encoding tRNA (N6-isopentenyl adenosine(37)-C2)-methylthiotransferase MiaB, with protein sequence MEKIIEESKQGESLVLENKPENTKKLFIESYGCAMNFSDSEVVASILSDGGYNTTSVLEEADLVLVNTCSIRDKAEQTIRKRLEKYNAVKRTNPKMKVGVLGCMAERLKSQFLEEEKIVDLVVGPDAYKDLPNLLAEVEEGRDAINVILSKEETYGDISPVRLMSNGITALVSITRGCDNMCTFCVVPFTRGRERSREPQSIMAEIQDLWNKGYKEVTLLGQNVDSYLWYGGGLKKDFVNASEMQKATAVDFDQLLEMVAVGFPKMRIRFSTSNPQDMHESILHVIAKYPNICKHIHLPVQSGSNRILKEMNRLHSREEYMALIDKIKAIVPDASISQDMIAGFPTETEEDHQDTMSLMEYVKYNFGYMYSYSERPGTLAGRKMKDDVDEETKARRLQEIVDLQQKHAWFRSEEFVGKTVEVLVEKVSKKSKDEFSGRNSQSITVVFPKENYKIGDFVNVKITSCTSGTLKGEAVGLSSMN
- a CDS encoding GxxExxY protein, which produces MQHYREKETYKIIGICMEVHRNLGPGLLEVVYKDALELEFKENNIFFEREKEYSIEYKGTILPHKFYADFIINEDIVLEVKAIKEFSSEHIAQILNYIKLSNSEVGLLINFQTKSLQYKRYIL